From a single Actinomyces viscosus genomic region:
- a CDS encoding PP2C family protein-serine/threonine phosphatase produces MTISLRFAARSDVGLVRQSNQDSGYAGPHLCLLCDGMGGPAGGDIASAVAIEHLMPLDADSHQAGELLGLMRDAVQAAHTELVTLSSQDPDLAGLGTTCIGVMRSGNKLAMVHVGDSRAYMLRDGTLTQVTTDHTFVEYLVETGRLTRDQARQHPQRSVLLRVLGDTEGEVQLDESIREAVPGDRWLLCSDGLSGPVTAETIGEVLAGVADPGQAADQLVDLALRAGGPDNVTAVVFDVVKDDPEPQTVPQVVGSAATERLAQERAAAAHRKAGEGTEAKDTEGASPAAKAAALMATLEEQPDSAKDFSDVDEAIAAEAATQEKARRCHRRRILVGSIVLLATLVGASALFYRWTQTRYYVSTYDGQVAIYQGIPQSIGPLKLSHSVKAYADLPVERLDDNIRERLEATVSQNSMSDAQTYVDKTVRSYLKPAGSGQNPSGSTASPSPTTTPTPAPAPEAPAEPAQPDQAGQEG; encoded by the coding sequence ATGACCATATCGTTGCGCTTCGCCGCGCGCTCCGACGTCGGCCTGGTCCGCCAGTCCAACCAGGACTCGGGCTACGCCGGCCCCCACCTGTGCCTCCTGTGCGACGGGATGGGCGGACCCGCGGGCGGAGACATCGCCTCGGCGGTCGCCATCGAGCACCTCATGCCGCTGGACGCCGACTCCCACCAGGCCGGCGAGCTGCTGGGCCTCATGCGCGACGCCGTCCAGGCCGCTCACACCGAGCTCGTCACCCTGTCCTCGCAGGACCCCGACCTCGCCGGGCTGGGCACCACCTGCATCGGCGTCATGCGCAGCGGCAACAAGCTCGCCATGGTCCACGTGGGCGACTCGCGCGCCTACATGCTGCGAGACGGCACCCTCACCCAGGTCACCACCGACCACACCTTCGTGGAGTACCTCGTGGAGACCGGGCGACTCACCCGCGACCAGGCCCGCCAGCACCCCCAGCGCTCCGTCCTCCTGCGCGTCCTGGGGGACACCGAGGGCGAGGTCCAGCTCGACGAGTCGATCCGCGAGGCCGTTCCCGGCGACCGCTGGCTGCTGTGCTCCGACGGCCTGAGCGGCCCGGTGACCGCCGAGACCATCGGTGAGGTGCTGGCCGGCGTCGCCGACCCCGGTCAGGCCGCCGACCAGCTCGTCGACCTGGCGCTGCGCGCCGGTGGACCGGATAACGTCACCGCCGTCGTCTTCGACGTCGTCAAGGACGATCCCGAGCCGCAGACCGTCCCCCAGGTGGTGGGCAGCGCCGCCACCGAGCGCCTGGCCCAGGAGCGCGCGGCGGCCGCCCACCGCAAGGCCGGCGAGGGGACCGAGGCCAAGGACACCGAGGGCGCCAGCCCCGCCGCCAAGGCCGCGGCCCTCATGGCCACCCTGGAGGAGCAGCCCGACTCCGCGAAGGACTTCTCCGACGTCGACGAGGCCATTGCCGCCGAGGCCGCCACCCAGGAGAAGGCCCGACGCTGCCACCGCCGGCGGATCCTTGTGGGAAGCATCGTCCTGCTGGCCACGCTCGTCGGCGCCAGCGCCCTGTTCTACCGCTGGACCCAGACCCGCTACTACGTCTCCACCTATGACGGCCAGGTCGCCATCTACCAGGGGATCCCCCAGTCCATCGGCCCCCTTAAGCTGAGCCACTCGGTCAAGGCCTACGCGGACCTGCCGGTGGAGAGGCTCGACGACAACATCCGCGAGCGCCTGGAGGCCACCGTCAGCCAGAACTCGATGAGCGACGCGCAGACCTACGTCGACAAGACGGTCCGCTCCTACCTCAAGCCGGCCGGCTCCGGGCAGAACCCCTCCGGCTCCACAGCCTCGCCCTCCCCCACCACGACTCCCACGCCCGCTCCCGCACCGGAGGCGCCCGCCGAACCGGCTCAGCCCGATCAGGCCGGGCAGGAGGGATGA
- a CDS encoding FHA domain-containing protein FhaB/FipA, with protein MSALAFTILRLGYLVLLWFFLYLIVRVMRRDMADSPSASPARRRSANASEQPSGPPPRGRRRSATRLVITEGPLAGSTVPLSPSSIIIGRSPSCTLVLDDSYASSRHARVFPKDGAWWLEDLGSTNGTMMDGRPVHGAVELPMNIPVRIGQTTLELRS; from the coding sequence GTGAGCGCACTCGCCTTCACGATCCTCCGGCTGGGCTACCTGGTCCTGCTGTGGTTCTTCCTGTACCTCATCGTGCGCGTCATGCGGCGCGACATGGCCGACTCCCCCTCCGCCTCTCCGGCGCGTCGGCGCTCCGCGAACGCCTCTGAGCAGCCGTCAGGCCCTCCCCCGCGGGGCCGACGCCGTAGCGCCACCCGCCTGGTCATCACCGAGGGCCCCCTGGCCGGCTCGACCGTGCCCCTGAGCCCCTCGTCCATCATCATCGGCCGCTCACCCTCGTGCACCCTGGTCCTGGACGACTCCTACGCCTCGTCGCGCCACGCCCGCGTCTTCCCCAAGGACGGCGCCTGGTGGCTGGAGGACCTCGGCTCCACCAACGGAACCATGATGGACGGCCGCCCCGTGCACGGCGCCGTGGAGCTCCCCATGAACATTCCTGTCAGAATCGGCCAAACGACGCTGGAGCTGCGCTCATGA
- a CDS encoding FhaA domain-containing protein, which translates to MGFLDKFEKGVENVTNRAMSRFSDDIEPIEIASKLRETMDKRAASFARDRSVVPNIFRIHLTPPSIERITAWGQDEMVRQMEEVATSHAADQGYSFVGPVEVSFLVNNTPNAPAIEIESSTRRGAAAPAAAATATPAHPIVDINGQRYLLTGPVTVIGRGSEADIIVDDSGVSRRHLEIRLTHGNAIASDLGSTNGTFVEGQRVDAVTLVDGNTLTIGRTQILFWDGTQNSGVNG; encoded by the coding sequence ATGGGATTCCTGGACAAGTTCGAGAAGGGCGTCGAGAACGTCACGAACCGCGCCATGTCCCGCTTCTCGGACGACATCGAGCCCATCGAGATCGCCTCGAAGCTCCGCGAGACCATGGACAAGCGCGCCGCGTCCTTCGCGCGTGACCGCTCAGTGGTTCCCAACATCTTCCGCATCCACCTCACCCCGCCGAGCATCGAGCGCATCACGGCCTGGGGCCAGGACGAGATGGTGCGTCAGATGGAGGAGGTCGCCACCTCTCACGCCGCCGACCAGGGCTACTCCTTCGTCGGACCGGTCGAGGTCTCCTTCCTCGTCAACAACACCCCCAACGCCCCGGCCATCGAGATCGAGTCCTCCACACGGCGCGGTGCCGCCGCTCCGGCCGCCGCCGCCACCGCCACCCCGGCGCACCCGATCGTCGACATCAACGGCCAGCGCTACCTGCTCACCGGCCCGGTCACCGTCATCGGGCGCGGCTCGGAGGCGGACATCATCGTCGACGACTCCGGCGTCTCACGACGCCACCTGGAGATCCGTCTGACCCACGGCAACGCCATCGCCAGCGACCTGGGCTCGACCAACGGCACCTTCGTCGAGGGCCAGCGAGTCGACGCCGTCACGCTCGTGGACGGCAACACCCTCACCATCGGCCGCACCCAGATCCTGTTCTGGGACGGCACCCAGAACAGCGGAGTCAACGGGTGA
- a CDS encoding VanZ family protein codes for MSVPTQQSSPQAPRNTSHERIARGAAVVLLAIVCVAVVWPSGREVADLKDSLGPAFLSPEGKDVVLNLVMLAPATFCAVAGWRDIPWWMWALVGCVVGLSAEVLQSLLPMLERRPSLANVGQNAVGAWVGALAAWYLLRRLHPRSASS; via the coding sequence GTGAGCGTGCCCACCCAGCAGTCCAGCCCTCAGGCCCCGCGCAACACCTCCCACGAGCGGATCGCCCGCGGCGCGGCGGTCGTCCTCCTGGCGATCGTCTGCGTGGCGGTCGTGTGGCCCTCCGGCCGCGAGGTCGCCGATCTCAAGGACTCGCTGGGACCGGCCTTCCTCAGCCCGGAGGGCAAGGACGTCGTCCTCAACCTGGTCATGCTGGCGCCGGCCACCTTCTGCGCCGTCGCGGGCTGGCGGGACATCCCCTGGTGGATGTGGGCGCTGGTGGGCTGCGTCGTCGGGCTGAGCGCCGAGGTGCTTCAGAGCCTCCTGCCGATGCTGGAGCGGCGGCCATCGCTGGCCAACGTCGGCCAGAACGCCGTCGGCGCCTGGGTCGGGGCCCTGGCCGCCTGGTACCTGCTGCGCCGCCTGCACCCCCGGTCCGCCTCGAGCTGA
- a CDS encoding CstA-like transporter-associated (seleno)protein, protein MTRTPPTAQPAGQETGRETERPGARRRVREALARARALWRDLTGESAYDRYLERYAREHADCPHRPDGAHGSGQGSGQGSGRASGHGPMSEREFWRARAEQAETEIKASCC, encoded by the coding sequence ATGACGCGGACCCCTCCGACGGCGCAGCCGGCAGGTCAGGAGACGGGGCGGGAAACGGAGCGGCCGGGCGCCCGCCGCCGGGTGCGTGAGGCCCTGGCCCGGGCCCGCGCCCTGTGGCGGGACCTGACCGGGGAGTCCGCCTACGACCGCTACCTGGAGCGCTACGCCCGCGAGCACGCCGACTGCCCGCACCGCCCCGACGGCGCCCACGGTTCGGGGCAGGGGTCGGGACAGGGCTCGGGTCGCGCTTCGGGTCACGGGCCCATGAGCGAGCGCGAGTTCTGGCGCGCCCGGGCCGAGCAGGCCGAGACGGAGATCAAGGCCAGCTGCTGCTGA
- a CDS encoding carbon starvation CstA family protein: protein MPQKEASLPTYTEQEEKRIIRNADGVPVGIRPDNRWTPARIATWVVITALGVLGWWMLAIVRGEHVNTIWFVVTAVCTYAIGYRFYALYIQRRIMRPDDTNATPAERINNGRDFDPTHRVVLYGHHFAAIAGAGPLVGPVLAAQMGYLPGTLWIIIGVLVAGAVQDMLVLFFSMRRGGRSLGQMATDEIGKVGGIVATVVVFVMLMIVLAVLAMVCVNALAASPWGVFSVGMTIPIAIGMGLWLRFVQPGKITQVSFVGFGLLIAVIIGGRWVAESSFGHYLHLSPTALVWAMIIYGFLAAVLPVWVLLTPRDYLSTFMKVGTITILALGIIIVRPLVEMSAVTEFAFNTDGPVFAGTLFPFLFITIACGALSGMHAMVASGTSPKMVEKETQVRMIGYGGMLMESFVAIMALAAAVSLSPGIYFSMNTSTATMNKIAGPEVVSSAPCKTADDPEHHCERLAEAAVAKLGVTDAQGRTLNPEWDSWDDNGNPKTYTGAEALERLASDVGEPNVVSRTGGAPTLSVGIAHILHQIGGGRAMMGFWYHFAIMFEALFILSAVDAVTRVARFQLSDALGNAFPRFKDPSWHVGAWGTTAVVVASWGALLLMGVTDPRGGIQTLYPLFGIANQLIAAVALLVVTVMVVRKGYTKWVWIPAIPLVFDTAVTFTASWQKIFSTDPLVGYFQQYRNAKALLPTLSDPAKIEETRAIVRNTMIQGTLSIVFLVMVAFVMVCALIRIIQTIRNRDTTTSEDPYQESNFYAPETMIASSLMKKVSREYEQVGDPALIPHKAHAEKS from the coding sequence ATGCCCCAGAAAGAAGCCTCTCTGCCCACCTACACGGAGCAGGAGGAGAAACGGATCATCCGCAACGCCGACGGCGTCCCCGTCGGCATACGTCCTGACAATCGATGGACACCCGCACGGATCGCCACATGGGTGGTCATCACGGCCCTGGGGGTCCTGGGCTGGTGGATGCTGGCGATCGTGCGCGGCGAGCACGTCAACACCATCTGGTTCGTGGTCACCGCCGTGTGCACCTACGCGATCGGGTACCGCTTCTACGCCCTCTACATCCAGCGGCGCATCATGCGCCCCGACGACACCAACGCCACCCCGGCCGAGCGCATCAACAACGGGCGCGACTTCGACCCCACCCACCGCGTCGTCCTCTACGGCCACCACTTCGCGGCCATTGCCGGCGCCGGCCCGCTGGTCGGCCCGGTCCTGGCGGCCCAGATGGGCTACCTGCCCGGGACCCTGTGGATCATCATCGGCGTGCTCGTGGCCGGCGCGGTCCAGGACATGCTCGTCCTGTTCTTCTCCATGCGCCGCGGCGGGCGCTCGCTGGGCCAGATGGCCACCGACGAGATCGGGAAGGTCGGCGGCATCGTGGCCACCGTCGTCGTCTTCGTCATGCTCATGATCGTCCTGGCCGTCCTGGCCATGGTCTGCGTCAACGCCCTGGCCGCCTCCCCCTGGGGCGTCTTCTCCGTGGGCATGACGATCCCGATCGCCATCGGGATGGGCCTGTGGCTGCGCTTCGTCCAGCCCGGAAAGATCACCCAGGTCTCCTTCGTCGGCTTCGGCCTGCTCATCGCCGTCATCATCGGCGGGCGCTGGGTGGCCGAGTCCTCCTTCGGCCACTACCTGCACCTGTCCCCCACCGCCCTGGTGTGGGCCATGATCATCTACGGCTTCCTGGCCGCGGTCCTGCCCGTGTGGGTCCTGCTCACCCCGCGCGACTACCTGTCGACCTTCATGAAGGTCGGCACCATCACGATCCTGGCCCTGGGCATCATCATCGTGCGCCCCCTGGTGGAGATGTCCGCCGTCACCGAGTTCGCCTTCAACACCGACGGCCCGGTCTTCGCCGGCACCCTCTTCCCCTTCCTGTTCATCACCATCGCCTGCGGCGCCCTGTCCGGGATGCACGCCATGGTCGCCTCGGGCACCAGCCCCAAGATGGTGGAGAAGGAGACCCAGGTCCGCATGATCGGCTACGGCGGCATGCTCATGGAGTCCTTCGTGGCGATCATGGCGCTGGCGGCCGCGGTCTCGCTGAGCCCGGGCATCTACTTCTCCATGAACACCTCGACGGCGACCATGAACAAGATCGCCGGCCCCGAGGTGGTCTCCTCCGCCCCCTGTAAGACCGCCGACGACCCCGAGCACCACTGCGAGAGGCTCGCGGAGGCCGCCGTGGCCAAACTCGGTGTCACCGACGCCCAGGGCCGCACGCTCAACCCCGAGTGGGACTCCTGGGACGACAACGGCAACCCCAAGACCTACACGGGCGCCGAGGCCCTGGAGCGCCTGGCCAGCGACGTCGGTGAGCCCAACGTCGTCTCGCGCACCGGCGGCGCCCCCACCCTGTCGGTGGGCATCGCCCACATCCTCCACCAGATCGGCGGTGGGCGCGCCATGATGGGCTTCTGGTACCACTTCGCCATCATGTTCGAGGCCCTGTTCATCCTCTCGGCCGTCGACGCCGTCACTCGCGTGGCCCGCTTCCAGCTCTCCGACGCGCTGGGCAACGCCTTCCCCAGGTTCAAGGACCCGTCCTGGCACGTGGGCGCCTGGGGGACCACGGCCGTCGTCGTCGCCTCCTGGGGAGCCCTGCTCCTCATGGGCGTCACCGACCCGCGCGGCGGCATCCAGACGCTGTACCCGCTGTTCGGCATCGCCAACCAGCTCATCGCGGCCGTGGCCCTGCTCGTGGTCACCGTCATGGTGGTGCGCAAGGGCTACACGAAGTGGGTGTGGATACCCGCGATCCCGCTGGTGTTCGACACGGCCGTCACCTTCACGGCGTCGTGGCAGAAGATCTTCTCCACCGACCCGCTCGTGGGCTACTTCCAGCAGTACCGCAACGCCAAGGCGCTGCTGCCCACGCTGAGCGACCCGGCCAAGATCGAGGAGACCCGGGCGATCGTGCGCAACACGATGATCCAGGGGACGCTGTCGATCGTCTTCCTGGTCATGGTCGCCTTCGTCATGGTCTGCGCCCTCATCCGCATCATCCAGACGATCCGCAACCGGGACACGACGACGTCGGAGGACCCGTACCAGGAGTCCAACTTCTACGCGCCCGAGACGATGATCGCCTCCTCGCTCATGAAGAAGGTCTCCCGGGAGTACGAGCAGGTCGGTGACCCGGCCCTCATCCCGCACAAGGCCCACGCGGAGAAGTCATGA
- a CDS encoding Acg family FMN-binding oxidoreductase yields the protein MTPPTSPADQAAPGTESTRLDASDAAPAHSDRQPRKGRRLSRRTALKAAGIGGAALATGATGIAVRGATNGVWSAGRGAPYELWRQWTPASPGLRGIVAAATLAANPHNIQPWLFTVDAADSPDASTGRIDLHADPGRLTPLCDPDGRERTAGFGCALYSIEVAARAQGKQAQVESWPDGGSEQSDHVARVSITDADPPASWEQELAAAIPRRHTYRGPFTARMPERTMLDSLTGAAPQGARIVWVTEPSAVAALGDLYVEATQAIANDAEMSADSFAWMRNDRSQIDAHRDGLTLDCQGLSDAMLAAAKILPAQSRESSDSFWVKSTREVHTATARAYGIVCVDDVSEPRNRLDGGRLLQHVHLAATAAGLGLHHMNQVSERIARDTAQGLQDRFSQRWATITDVPAPQSLLAFRVGFPERTVRPSPRRALNDLVRGTNG from the coding sequence ATGACCCCGCCGACCAGCCCGGCCGACCAGGCCGCCCCCGGCACCGAGAGCACCCGGCTCGACGCCTCCGACGCGGCCCCCGCGCACTCCGACCGCCAGCCGCGCAAAGGTCGTCGCCTCTCCCGGCGCACAGCGCTCAAGGCCGCCGGCATCGGCGGCGCGGCCCTGGCCACCGGGGCGACCGGAATCGCCGTACGCGGGGCCACCAACGGCGTCTGGAGCGCCGGCCGCGGAGCGCCCTATGAGCTCTGGCGGCAGTGGACCCCGGCCAGCCCCGGGCTGCGGGGGATCGTCGCGGCCGCCACGTTGGCGGCCAACCCGCACAACATCCAGCCCTGGCTCTTCACCGTCGATGCGGCCGACAGCCCCGACGCTTCCACCGGCCGCATCGACCTGCACGCCGATCCCGGCCGCCTCACGCCGCTGTGCGATCCGGACGGCCGCGAGCGCACCGCCGGTTTCGGCTGCGCCCTCTACTCCATCGAGGTCGCCGCCCGCGCCCAGGGCAAACAGGCACAGGTCGAGTCCTGGCCCGACGGCGGCTCCGAGCAGTCCGACCACGTCGCTCGCGTCAGCATCACCGACGCCGATCCACCGGCCTCCTGGGAGCAGGAGCTGGCCGCGGCGATCCCGCGGCGCCATACGTACCGCGGCCCCTTCACCGCCCGCATGCCGGAGCGGACCATGCTCGACTCGCTGACCGGGGCCGCACCACAGGGCGCCCGGATCGTCTGGGTAACCGAGCCCTCCGCCGTGGCGGCCCTGGGCGACCTGTACGTGGAGGCCACCCAGGCGATCGCCAACGACGCCGAGATGTCGGCGGACTCCTTCGCCTGGATGCGCAACGACCGCTCGCAGATCGACGCCCACCGCGACGGGCTGACCCTGGACTGTCAGGGCCTGAGCGACGCCATGCTGGCGGCGGCCAAGATCCTGCCCGCCCAGTCGCGCGAGTCCTCCGACTCCTTCTGGGTCAAGAGCACCCGCGAGGTCCACACCGCCACCGCCCGCGCCTACGGGATCGTCTGTGTCGACGACGTCTCCGAGCCCCGCAACCGTCTCGACGGCGGCCGCCTGCTCCAGCACGTCCACCTGGCCGCGACGGCCGCCGGGCTCGGGCTGCACCACATGAACCAGGTCTCCGAGCGGATCGCTCGCGACACCGCACAGGGCCTACAGGACCGGTTCTCGCAGCGGTGGGCCACCATCACCGACGTCCCAGCGCCCCAGAGCCTGCTCGCCTTCCGCGTCGGCTTCCCCGAGCGCACCGTGAGGCCCAGTCCGCGCCGGGCCCTGAACGACCTCGTGCGAGGTACCAACGGGTAG
- a CDS encoding TetR/AcrR family transcriptional regulator: MTDDAPRPSTAPDPPRSPRAPQRTARRRTAILDAARHLFAQHGIDPVTTNQIAAQAGISPGNLYYWFRSKAEIVRALFDDWSERMRIPAEQVSEPAGALRTLWDRITQTQQPDPAYAFFLRDLFPLLHTDPALAEAYRRSYTTRRDELVGVVERIIDAGLLQPPTAPTTIRDLISMLWLVSETAQPFAEAVDDARVDSQRYGRAIIEPHLTDAGRRTLHLPANADDGDHA; the protein is encoded by the coding sequence ATGACTGACGACGCCCCTCGACCTTCCACAGCTCCCGACCCCCCGAGGTCCCCGCGAGCGCCCCAACGCACGGCCCGACGCCGCACCGCGATCCTGGACGCGGCCCGCCACCTGTTCGCCCAGCACGGCATCGACCCGGTCACCACCAACCAGATCGCCGCTCAGGCCGGGATCAGCCCGGGGAACCTGTACTACTGGTTCCGCTCCAAGGCGGAGATCGTCCGCGCCCTGTTCGACGACTGGTCCGAGCGCATGCGCATCCCCGCCGAGCAGGTGAGCGAGCCGGCTGGCGCCCTGCGCACGCTCTGGGACCGCATCACCCAGACGCAGCAGCCGGATCCGGCCTACGCCTTCTTCCTGCGCGACCTCTTCCCCCTGCTCCACACCGACCCGGCCCTGGCCGAGGCCTACCGCCGCAGCTACACCACTCGCCGCGACGAGCTCGTCGGCGTCGTCGAGCGCATCATCGACGCCGGACTCCTGCAACCGCCGACCGCACCGACCACCATTCGCGACCTCATCAGCATGCTCTGGCTCGTCTCCGAGACCGCCCAGCCCTTCGCCGAGGCCGTCGACGACGCCCGGGTCGACTCCCAGCGCTACGGCCGCGCCATCATCGAGCCGCACCTGACCGACGCCGGACGCCGCACCCTGCACCTGCCCGCCAACGCCGACGACGGAGACCACGCATGA
- a CDS encoding aspartate:alanine exchanger family transporter, whose amino-acid sequence MSVLQPVLDVLAQAPILTVFLVIGLGTAVGQIPLGPIRFGAAGALFVGLAVGALDPRLGANLTLLRSLGLALFCYTVGLAAGNTFFRDLRRQLPLMALCVLALVLAGGAGGLFSRLTGVSPAMDSGAYAGALTSPVLDAAIEAAGTQEPAVGYALAYPVGVAVAILIVAGVVGRSWPGRRDPRPASADGITATSVYLLQRVALGEMEAFKEGRIRISYLERDGHTRVVAPGEELLPGDKVVIVGAPAAVEAAVHDLGTGLNKCLAKDRSVVDFRRLTVSSTRVAGRTIAEVDMPGRFQGVITRVKRGDLDLLAREDLVLELGDRVLAVVPSDELEKAADWFGDSERSIAQIDAFSVGVGMALGVLVGLVAIPLPGGITLRLGVAAGPLVVGMVLGWVGRTGPFLWGLPHAANATIRQLGLLFFLAAIGLASGPDFAASAFSTTGLKVGLLAALIVAVNAIVLLAGARWAGVSAQRAAGGLAGLVGQPAILAFALSRRDDERIEAGYATLFALAIVVKIVMVQVLVAL is encoded by the coding sequence GTGTCCGTGCTCCAGCCCGTCCTCGACGTCCTCGCGCAGGCGCCGATCCTCACCGTCTTCCTCGTCATCGGTCTGGGGACCGCCGTCGGGCAGATCCCGCTCGGGCCGATCCGCTTCGGGGCGGCCGGGGCGCTCTTCGTAGGACTGGCGGTCGGGGCCCTCGACCCCCGCCTGGGCGCGAACCTCACCCTGCTGCGCAGCCTGGGCCTTGCGCTGTTCTGCTACACCGTGGGCCTGGCCGCCGGCAACACCTTCTTCCGCGACCTGCGCCGACAGCTGCCGCTCATGGCCCTGTGCGTTCTCGCCCTGGTCCTGGCCGGCGGGGCCGGCGGCCTCTTCTCCCGCCTGACCGGCGTGAGCCCGGCCATGGACTCCGGCGCCTACGCCGGCGCCCTGACCTCACCGGTGCTCGACGCCGCCATCGAGGCCGCCGGGACCCAGGAGCCCGCCGTCGGCTACGCCCTGGCCTACCCGGTGGGCGTCGCCGTCGCCATCCTCATCGTCGCCGGGGTCGTGGGTCGGTCCTGGCCCGGGCGGCGCGACCCGAGACCCGCCAGCGCCGACGGCATCACCGCCACCAGCGTCTACCTGCTCCAGCGCGTGGCCCTCGGCGAGATGGAGGCCTTCAAGGAGGGACGCATCCGCATCTCCTACCTCGAGCGCGACGGGCACACCCGGGTCGTGGCCCCCGGCGAGGAGCTGCTGCCCGGGGACAAGGTCGTCATCGTCGGGGCACCGGCCGCCGTCGAGGCCGCCGTGCACGACCTGGGCACCGGGCTCAACAAGTGCCTGGCCAAGGACCGCAGCGTCGTCGACTTCCGGCGCCTGACCGTCTCCTCCACGCGCGTGGCCGGACGCACCATCGCCGAGGTCGATATGCCTGGGCGCTTCCAGGGCGTCATCACCCGCGTCAAGCGCGGTGACCTGGACCTGCTGGCCCGCGAGGACCTCGTCCTGGAGCTCGGCGACCGGGTGCTGGCGGTCGTGCCCAGCGACGAGCTGGAGAAGGCGGCGGACTGGTTCGGCGACTCCGAGCGCTCCATCGCCCAGATCGACGCCTTCTCCGTGGGCGTCGGCATGGCGCTGGGCGTGCTGGTGGGGCTGGTCGCGATCCCGCTGCCCGGCGGCATCACCCTGCGGCTCGGGGTGGCGGCCGGGCCGCTCGTCGTCGGCATGGTCCTGGGGTGGGTGGGCCGCACCGGCCCCTTCCTGTGGGGGCTGCCGCACGCCGCCAACGCCACCATCCGCCAGCTGGGGCTGCTGTTCTTCCTGGCCGCGATCGGGCTGGCCTCCGGGCCCGACTTCGCGGCCTCGGCCTTCTCGACGACGGGCCTCAAGGTCGGGCTGCTCGCCGCGCTCATCGTGGCGGTCAACGCGATCGTCCTGCTGGCCGGGGCGCGCTGGGCCGGGGTGTCCGCGCAGCGCGCCGCCGGGGGCCTGGCCGGGCTCGTCGGCCAGCCCGCGATCCTCGCCTTCGCCCTGTCCCGGCGCGACGACGAGCGCATCGAGGCCGGCTACGCCACCCTGTTCGCCCTGGCCATCGTCGTCAAGATCGTCATGGTCCAGGTGCTCGTGGCCCTCTAG
- a CDS encoding carboxymuconolactone decarboxylase family protein — translation MTTAPVHPQYDVDSPENLARRERGLEVARSVDGEAAQAVIDSLADISPALGHHIAAFGFGDVYARPGLDPRSRQLVTIGVLTALGGCEPQLRIHIGAALNVGLTREEVIEAILHASVYAGFPRALNATFVAREVFAERDAAA, via the coding sequence ATGACCACTGCGCCCGTCCACCCCCAGTACGACGTCGACAGCCCCGAGAACCTGGCCCGGCGCGAGCGCGGCCTGGAGGTCGCCCGCTCGGTCGACGGCGAGGCGGCCCAGGCCGTCATCGACTCCCTGGCCGACATCAGTCCGGCGCTCGGCCACCACATCGCGGCCTTCGGCTTCGGGGACGTCTACGCCCGCCCCGGCCTGGACCCGCGCAGCCGCCAGCTCGTCACCATCGGCGTGCTCACGGCCCTGGGCGGCTGCGAGCCGCAGCTGCGGATCCACATCGGGGCCGCCCTCAACGTGGGCCTGACCCGTGAGGAGGTCATCGAGGCGATCCTGCACGCCTCGGTCTACGCCGGCTTCCCGCGAGCGCTCAACGCCACCTTCGTGGCCCGCGAGGTCTTCGCCGAGCGCGACGCCGCCGCCTGA
- a CDS encoding MerR family transcriptional regulator: MTTTSPPGGEPDGARLREALRLASVPPSDDVGPGPWPDAAGWDIATTAERLGVSAHTLRYYERIGLVRVGRAASGHRRYDAAAVRRLVFLTRMRASGMTIHDLRRYVGMVEAGRDTVPERLAMLTEHREALQDRIDELRLALEATDYKIAGYTRQLEEQAAAKDADAAAPGTRQGP; encoded by the coding sequence ATGACCACCACGAGTCCTCCGGGCGGCGAGCCCGACGGCGCCCGGCTCCGCGAGGCGCTCCGGCTCGCCTCCGTCCCACCCAGCGACGACGTCGGACCGGGGCCCTGGCCCGATGCGGCCGGATGGGACATCGCGACCACCGCCGAGCGCCTGGGCGTCAGCGCCCACACGCTGCGCTACTACGAGCGGATCGGGCTCGTGCGGGTGGGGCGCGCCGCCTCCGGGCACCGTCGCTACGACGCCGCGGCCGTGCGCCGCCTGGTCTTCCTCACCCGGATGCGGGCCTCGGGCATGACGATCCACGACCTGCGGCGCTATGTCGGCATGGTCGAGGCCGGCCGGGACACGGTGCCCGAGCGCCTGGCCATGCTCACCGAGCACCGCGAGGCCCTACAGGATCGGATCGACGAGCTGCGGCTCGCGCTGGAGGCCACCGACTACAAGATCGCCGGCTACACCCGGCAGCTGGAGGAGCAGGCCGCCGCGAAGGACGCCGACGCCGCCGCACCCGGCACCCGCCAGGGCCCGTGA